The Zonotrichia leucophrys gambelii isolate GWCS_2022_RI unplaced genomic scaffold, RI_Zleu_2.0 Scaffold_187_94946, whole genome shotgun sequence genome window below encodes:
- the LOC135461141 gene encoding serine/threonine-protein kinase pim-1-like: MHSSKRGDRCASVQESGLCICAQRCKVPVFGQTEGLSPGRAGLERGARGASGERTRGRTAPGRAMPPARPRPRAGLPRARPRPSRRGLASARLWPYWRWRCWAGISAWGGGGIAALCLRLARARPQTRPRPRPRPRPRPRPRLLPGPAEHTRGAAAPAASAAASPARAPPLGSAAAGPEPPVPRSRERTPGHGRPGAGEGRSGAVAGPGPSADSRVPPAGTAQEALQERYRLGSLLGRGGFGRVFAATRLSDGAPVAIKRVPRNRVRHWGELPNGTSAPLEIVLLAKVSTGFPGVVQLLEWLELPNCIVMVLERPEQWQDLQRFIGARRFLPEEEARELFRQVLEAVRHCTSCGVLHRDIKPENILVDLDTRQAKLIDFGCGTYLQDTVYTHFAGTLSYSPPEWNDFGWYHGEAATIWSLGILLHQMVCGEHPFRRGRNLSWGQLPLPQRLSQECKDLIWWCLSVNSLDRPTLEDLFCVPWMQDIPLP; the protein is encoded by the exons ATGCACAGCAGCAAGCGAGGGGATCGCTGTGCCAGTGtgcaggagtcagggctctgcaTCTGCGCTCAGCGCTGCAAAGTTCCCGTGTTTGGACAGACGGAGGGGCTGTCCCCGGGGCGCGCGGGGCTCGAACGTGGGGCTCGTGGGGCCAGCGGGGAACGGACACGGGGACGAACGGCCCCG ggcCGGGCCatgcccccggcccgcccccggccccgggcggggctgccccgtgcccggccccggccgtcCCGCCGCGGTCTCGCCTCCGCCCGGCTCTGGCCGTACTGGCGGTGGCGCTGCTGGGCGGGCATCAGTGCCTGGGGCGGGGGCGGCATCGCCGCCCTTTGCCTCCGCCTGGCCCGAGCCCGGCCCCAGACCCGACCCCGGCCCCGGCCACGGCCGCgtccccggccccggccccggctcctccCGGGGCCCGCGGAGCACACACGcggcgcggccgctcccgccgcctccgcTGCGGCTTCCCCGGCCCGAGCTCCGCCGCtcggcagcgcggccgccggCCCCGAGCCTCCCGTGCCGCGTTCCCGGGAGCGAACGCCTGGGCAtggccggcccggggcgggtGAGGGGCGCTCGGGGGCCGTTGCTGGCCCCGGGCCGAGCGCTGACAGCCGCGTCCCGCCCGCAGGGACGGCGcaggaggccctgcaggagcgGTACCGGCTGGGATCGCTGCTGGGGCGCGGCGGCTTCGGCAGAGTCTTCGCGGCCACGCGGCTCTCGGACGGCGCCCCG GTGGCCATCAAAAGGGTGCCACGGAACCGCGTCCGGCACTGGGGCGAGCTG CCCAACGGCACCAGCGCACCCCTGGAGATcgtgctgctggccaaggtgTCCACTGGCTTCCCCGGTGTGGTCCAGCTGCTGGAGTGGCTCGAGCTCCCCAACTGCATCGTGATGGTGCTGGAGCGGCCAGAGCAGTGGCAGGACCTGCAGCGTTTCATTGGGGCACGGCGGTTCCTGCCCGAGGAGGAGGCGCGGGAGCTGTTCCGCCAGGTGCTGGAGGCCGTGCGGCACTGCACCAGCTGCGGGGTCCTGCACAGGGACATCAAGCCAGAGAACATCCTGGTTGACCTGGACACCAGGCAGGCCAAGCTGATTGACTTTGGCTGTGGCACCTACCTGCAGGACACAGTCTACACTCACTTTGCAG GAACACTGTCCTACAGCCCCCCGGAATGGAACGACTTTGGCTGGTACCATGGCGAGGCAGCAACAATCTGGTCCCTGGGCATCCTGCTGCACCAGATGGTCTGTGGGGAGCACCCTTTCAGGAGGGGCCGGAACCTCAGCTGGGGCCAGCTCCCGCTGCCACAAAGGCTCTCTCAAG AGTGCAAAGACCTGATCTGGTGGTGTTTATCCGTGAACTCCTTGGACAGACCCACACTGGAAGACCTGTTCTGTGTTCCTTGGATGCAGGATATTCCTCTGCCATAG